A part of Paenibacillus sp. IHBB 10380 genomic DNA contains:
- a CDS encoding LysR family transcriptional regulator, which produces MELRQLHYFMKVAQKEHVTQAAEELHVAQSAVSRQIHQLEEELGVNLFMQKGRNLQLTPVGQLFCKRVETLMKDLDKAVAEIHEFLDPERGEIRIGFPHSLGIHLIPSVVAEFRKRYPNVRFRFKQGMYPSLIRDVISAEVDLAFISPFPDGHDQVDGDVVLTEELFAIMHPSHPLAQEESIHLSQLKEDKFILFSKGYSLRPIVWQACLEAGFTPQIAFEGEETDTIRGLVAAGMGVSLLPEMAFFQSNPMQPAKVRISEPRITRTIGLIHRSDDKLPLVAQAFRNFLLGYFELQYSAQKKQLPVLSTCSEEPV; this is translated from the coding sequence GTGGAATTAAGACAGTTGCACTACTTCATGAAAGTGGCGCAGAAGGAACATGTTACACAAGCAGCAGAAGAACTTCATGTGGCTCAGTCTGCGGTAAGTAGGCAGATTCACCAGCTGGAAGAAGAGCTCGGTGTGAATTTGTTCATGCAGAAGGGAAGAAACCTACAATTAACACCTGTAGGCCAGCTTTTCTGTAAGCGAGTGGAAACTCTTATGAAAGATTTAGATAAGGCTGTAGCAGAAATACACGAGTTTCTAGACCCCGAACGAGGGGAAATTCGAATTGGATTCCCACATAGTCTGGGCATTCATTTGATTCCTTCTGTTGTAGCGGAGTTTAGAAAGCGTTATCCTAATGTGAGATTTCGTTTCAAACAGGGGATGTACCCTTCATTGATCCGAGATGTTATATCTGCTGAGGTGGACTTAGCTTTCATTTCTCCTTTTCCAGATGGTCATGATCAAGTGGATGGGGATGTTGTTCTTACAGAAGAACTGTTCGCTATTATGCATCCTAGTCATCCTCTTGCGCAGGAAGAGAGTATTCATCTATCGCAGTTGAAAGAGGATAAGTTTATTCTTTTTAGTAAAGGGTATTCCTTGCGTCCCATTGTATGGCAAGCGTGTTTAGAAGCTGGATTCACACCACAAATTGCCTTTGAAGGAGAAGAGACGGACACGATCCGTGGTTTAGTGGCTGCAGGAATGGGCGTTAGTCTACTTCCTGAAATGGCATTCTTTCAGAGCAATCCTATGCAACCTGCAAAAGTCAGAATTTCGGAGCCTAGAATAACACGTACGATTGGGCTTATACACAGGTCAGATGATAAACTACCGCTAGTAGCACAAGCTTTTCGTAATTTTCTTCTTGGTTATTTTGAATTACAATATAGCGCTCAGAAAAAACAACTGCCGGTACTTAGTACTTGTAGCGAAGAACCCGTTTAG
- a CDS encoding DEAD/DEAH box helicase, whose product MKTFAEFDLEPRILQAITELGFEESTPIQDQAIPIAMAGRDLIGQAQTGTGKTAAFGIPLISKISKEEEKIMALIMTPTRELAIQVAEEIGKIARFKGIRSLAIYGGQDISRQIRSLKNKPQIIIGTPGRLLDHINRKTIRLNDVQTVVLDEADEMLDMGFMDDIQSILKLVPTERQTMLFSATMPANIQKLAHQFLNNPEHVSVIPKHVTAPLIDQAYIEVPERQKFEALSRLIDMESPELAIVFGRTKRRVDELSEALQKRGYSADGLHGDLSQNQRDAVMRKFRDGSIDVLVATDVAARGLDVSGVTHVINFDLPQDPESYVHRIGRTGRAGKEGTAWSFVTPREMDHFHFIERVTRHKITRKPLPTTAEAIEGKQRITAERLLETVEKGDLNEYKGIAIQLLEQFDSVQLLTAAMKLLTGEKKDSEIQLTPEDPMRAKRRKPDIRSGRKPSGSYGSRSGSGGSSSGGGYRGNRDSGSSNRGGYGGNKSSYSKDGGAGSSSRPKPRPSSNGSSASSSRPTKRPESSYDN is encoded by the coding sequence TTGAAAACATTCGCAGAATTTGACTTGGAGCCTAGAATTCTTCAAGCGATCACGGAGCTAGGATTTGAAGAATCCACGCCCATTCAAGATCAAGCCATTCCAATTGCAATGGCAGGTAGAGATTTAATTGGTCAAGCACAAACAGGTACAGGTAAAACAGCAGCGTTCGGTATTCCTTTGATTTCTAAAATCAGTAAGGAAGAAGAAAAAATTATGGCTCTTATCATGACGCCAACTCGTGAACTTGCTATTCAGGTAGCTGAAGAAATTGGTAAAATTGCCCGTTTCAAAGGCATTCGTTCGTTAGCTATTTACGGAGGACAAGATATTAGTCGTCAAATCCGTTCCCTAAAAAATAAACCTCAGATTATTATTGGTACGCCAGGTCGTCTACTTGACCATATTAACCGCAAAACGATTCGTTTAAATGATGTTCAAACCGTCGTTCTAGATGAAGCTGATGAAATGCTTGACATGGGCTTCATGGATGATATCCAATCCATCTTGAAGTTGGTTCCAACAGAACGTCAAACGATGCTTTTCTCCGCTACAATGCCAGCCAACATTCAGAAGCTTGCTCATCAATTCCTGAACAATCCTGAACACGTATCTGTAATTCCTAAGCATGTTACTGCTCCACTTATTGATCAAGCCTACATCGAAGTTCCTGAACGCCAAAAATTCGAAGCTCTTAGTCGTTTAATCGATATGGAATCTCCTGAACTTGCGATTGTTTTTGGACGTACAAAGCGTCGTGTAGATGAATTGTCTGAAGCTTTGCAAAAACGTGGATATTCAGCAGATGGTCTTCATGGAGATTTGTCACAGAACCAACGTGATGCTGTAATGCGTAAATTCCGTGATGGAAGTATTGATGTATTGGTAGCAACAGATGTTGCTGCACGTGGACTAGATGTTTCTGGTGTAACGCATGTAATTAACTTCGATTTACCACAAGATCCGGAAAGTTATGTACACCGTATTGGTCGTACTGGACGTGCTGGTAAAGAAGGTACAGCTTGGTCTTTCGTAACGCCTCGTGAAATGGATCATTTCCACTTTATCGAACGTGTTACACGTCACAAAATTACACGTAAGCCTCTTCCTACTACAGCAGAAGCAATCGAAGGAAAACAACGTATTACTGCAGAAAGATTGCTTGAAACTGTTGAGAAGGGCGATCTTAATGAATATAAAGGTATCGCTATTCAATTATTAGAACAGTTTGATTCTGTTCAATTGTTGACAGCAGCAATGAAGTTGCTTACAGGAGAGAAGAAGGATTCCGAGATCCAACTAACTCCAGAAGATCCAATGCGTGCTAAGCGTCGCAAACCGGATATTCGTAGTGGACGTAAACCATCAGGTAGCTATGGTTCCCGTAGTGGATCTGGTGGAAGCAGCAGTGGTGGTGGATACCGTGGTAACCGCGATAGTGGTAGTAGTAATCGTGGTGGATATGGTGGTAACAAGAGTAGCTATAGTAAAGATGGTGGAGCTGGTTCTTCTAGTCGCCCGAAACCACGTCCTAGTAGCAACGGTAGCAGCGCAAGCAGCAGTCGTCCTACTAAACGTCCTGAGAGCAGCTACGATAACTAA
- a CDS encoding YesL family protein — protein MEFKGTMGGIYKLTEWITRIAYTNILWLLCSSPFLFILTTKLMLVNVTANANDHLIINWVMGILAPFTLFPAISALFAVVRKWVMGDTDVPIFKTFFKGYKDNYRQSMVGGIFYTLLFTIMWVDYKVYMTQFENLQLVGGIMLLLLIVLFVSMFNFFSMVVHYHMGVFLIIKNAVLLTIIRPFRMISTVLGNGLLLFFGFKYPALIVFFIISLIAFWAFFNFYGSFLKMQEQAERLKLLEEEKKQAQIDGEVSEEENQQEIVDLDKTK, from the coding sequence TTGGAATTCAAAGGTACAATGGGAGGCATTTATAAACTAACAGAGTGGATCACGCGTATTGCATATACCAATATTTTGTGGCTACTATGTTCCTCACCATTCTTATTTATTTTAACTACGAAATTAATGCTAGTGAATGTGACTGCTAATGCAAATGATCATCTAATTATTAACTGGGTCATGGGGATTCTGGCACCGTTTACATTGTTTCCTGCCATTTCAGCTTTATTTGCAGTTGTGCGTAAATGGGTCATGGGAGATACAGATGTTCCGATATTCAAAACATTCTTTAAAGGTTACAAAGATAATTATAGGCAAAGTATGGTCGGGGGTATTTTTTACACACTCTTATTTACAATTATGTGGGTCGATTACAAAGTCTATATGACACAATTCGAGAACCTGCAGCTTGTCGGCGGTATTATGCTGTTACTCCTAATTGTTTTATTTGTGTCCATGTTTAATTTCTTCTCTATGGTTGTTCATTATCATATGGGAGTATTTTTGATTATTAAGAACGCCGTTCTTTTAACCATTATTCGTCCATTCCGGATGATTTCTACAGTCCTTGGAAATGGATTGCTACTTTTTTTCGGATTTAAGTATCCTGCATTAATAGTATTCTTCATTATCAGCTTGATTGCGTTCTGGGCATTCTTTAATTTCTATGGTTCATTCCTAAAGATGCAGGAACAAGCAGAACGGTTAAAGTTGTTGGAAGAGGAAAAGAAACAAGCTCAGATCGATGGAGAAGTTTCCGAAGAGGAAAATCAGCAAGAAATAGTCGATCTAGATAAAACTAAATAA
- a CDS encoding YitT family protein has translation MKSAWNCFVIILGAVAIACGFNLFLIPHHLLSGGVSGLSMLIGYFSNFNISTMYFTLNLPILILGWFKLGKRFIGYSMLSVIVTTWLISIIPVQLVVTDLLLACVFGGVLVGFGCGISFRVGGSSGGFDIVGSIITKYRDFPVGNVLVGMNAAVILGVGYLSDDWNVALASMASIYICGKVLDLIHISHIKVTVYIITNKTEELLVKLLKIPRGVTKIKTEGAFSHEEKDMLMTVTTRYDLAELKSIIKNTDPHAFVNIVETVAVMGAFRKR, from the coding sequence ATGAAAAGCGCTTGGAATTGTTTTGTAATTATTCTAGGAGCCGTTGCTATAGCATGTGGTTTTAATTTATTTCTCATCCCTCACCATCTACTTAGTGGTGGCGTATCTGGATTATCCATGTTAATCGGTTATTTTTCGAATTTCAACATAAGTACAATGTACTTTACTCTCAATTTACCTATTTTAATTCTAGGCTGGTTTAAACTTGGTAAACGGTTTATTGGATACAGCATGTTATCTGTCATCGTGACCACTTGGTTGATCTCCATCATTCCTGTGCAGCTCGTGGTCACTGATTTACTTCTAGCTTGTGTATTTGGCGGCGTTCTAGTCGGGTTTGGTTGTGGCATTTCCTTCCGTGTAGGTGGATCATCGGGTGGCTTTGATATTGTGGGCTCGATCATTACTAAATATCGAGACTTTCCTGTAGGGAATGTACTTGTTGGCATGAACGCCGCGGTCATCTTGGGTGTAGGATATTTATCTGATGATTGGAATGTCGCCTTAGCCTCTATGGCATCCATCTACATCTGTGGTAAAGTATTGGATCTTATCCATATCAGTCACATTAAGGTAACTGTCTATATTATAACTAACAAAACCGAAGAACTTTTAGTGAAGCTGCTAAAAATACCTCGGGGTGTCACCAAAATCAAAACAGAAGGCGCATTCTCACATGAGGAAAAAGACATGCTAATGACAGTTACAACAAGATATGACCTGGCCGAGCTCAAGAGTATCATCAAAAATACGGACCCTCATGCCTTTGTCAATATTGTTGAAACCGTCGCTGTTATGGGCGCTTTCCGCAAAAGATAA
- a CDS encoding rhomboid family intramembrane serine protease, which produces MIFVRYEDWRSYLRFYPVTALMILANIIMFIVISIKGGVTNLNLLDLGALTNVPPFSDELWRYVASMFLHGGFSHLLFNCFALLVFAPPLERLMGSWRYIILYFLSGIIGNIITMAYYNSVKEPLLSIGASGAIYGVYGAFLYIALLQRSLIDESSRKTLYAMLMFGVVFTIVTPDVNWAAHFGGLIGGFFVYGLIIRLLKKR; this is translated from the coding sequence ATGATTTTTGTTAGGTATGAAGATTGGAGAAGTTATTTACGGTTTTATCCTGTTACAGCTCTGATGATTCTAGCCAATATTATAATGTTTATCGTGATATCCATTAAGGGCGGGGTAACTAATCTCAACTTGCTGGATCTAGGAGCACTTACAAACGTACCGCCCTTTAGCGATGAGCTATGGCGTTATGTAGCCTCGATGTTCCTTCATGGTGGGTTTAGTCATCTTTTGTTTAATTGCTTCGCTCTGTTGGTATTTGCGCCTCCACTAGAACGCCTCATGGGCTCTTGGCGGTATATCATTTTGTATTTTTTGAGTGGGATTATAGGCAACATCATTACGATGGCATACTATAATAGTGTCAAAGAACCTTTATTGTCTATAGGAGCTTCCGGTGCTATTTACGGTGTCTATGGAGCATTCTTGTATATTGCCTTGTTACAACGGAGTTTAATTGATGAATCTTCACGTAAAACATTATATGCAATGCTCATGTTCGGGGTAGTCTTTACTATAGTAACCCCAGATGTGAATTGGGCGGCTCATTTTGGCGGGTTAATTGGTGGTTTCTTCGTGTATGGCTTGATTATCCGTTTGCTTAAAAAACGTTAG
- a CDS encoding ABC transporter permease translates to MKKNYLRTIIREIKQSFGRFVAIFAIVALGVGFLAGLLATTPDMQVSVDKYYDDHRMADIFIKGTMGLTEADIEAVSSMDEVDQIMPAYVTDSLMKTNNSEVLATRIYGLPLDKFTTNDGGFVNKLELINGRMPQAENECLVERSGVYLSEIELGSTLTVSEENEDYENIHDTYKTTEYKVVGIVGNPFYFSMERESSSIGNGGIGAVMYVNESNYALDTYTDFYITVSGASELTAFREDYNTTIEETVTKLEAVGESQSAVRYSDIVSKAPAVQTADIATPKWVILDRNSNVSYVSFSVNAKKIAAIATVFPIFFFLVAALVALTTMTRMVEEERTQIGTLKALGYSKAVIMYKYIIYCGLASILGSVVGLLAGFQLLPTVIWNAYAMIYHLPSFVTQFSWGFAIIASVLAILCTMTATISACHHSLKEKPATLMLPRAPKAGKRIFLERIHFIWSRMKFTHKATARNLIRYKKHFFMTVLGIAGCTALIVTGFGLSDAVGKIANTQFNEIIQYDLLIGLDENEHVDTPLNDFLNDAEQVNRYTEVFSEIGSAKRNGENATTTIYVPKKSTALQEVMNLRERKSGNTIIFDDSSVIVTEMLASTLNIQTGDTFALENADGEAAEFVLTGITENYVGSYVYVNQADYDSAFDGKLSYNTLMVQTSITSASQQDAALTKILTSDAVTSAAFMTQTKKSFDNLLSSINFVVVILIMAAGALAIIVLYNLTNININERRKELATLRVLGFHNKEVAGYIFRETTILSIIGTLVGLLLGVLLHGFVIRTAETTDLMFGRNITITSFVLSAAVTLLFSFIVDLIMYQKLKKIEMVDSMKAID, encoded by the coding sequence ATGAAAAAGAACTATTTAAGAACTATCATCCGCGAAATCAAACAAAGCTTCGGACGTTTTGTTGCTATCTTTGCGATTGTCGCGCTTGGCGTTGGTTTTCTCGCGGGTTTACTTGCAACCACGCCGGATATGCAAGTATCCGTTGATAAATATTATGATGATCATCGTATGGCCGATATTTTTATAAAAGGTACAATGGGCTTGACCGAAGCAGATATCGAAGCTGTTTCTTCTATGGATGAGGTGGACCAGATTATGCCTGCCTATGTTACCGATTCCTTAATGAAAACAAATAATAGTGAGGTATTAGCGACACGAATTTACGGACTTCCATTGGATAAGTTCACTACGAATGATGGTGGATTCGTTAATAAGTTGGAACTAATTAATGGTAGGATGCCTCAAGCTGAAAACGAATGTCTTGTAGAACGAAGCGGAGTCTATCTGTCTGAAATTGAGCTTGGTTCAACCTTGACGGTATCCGAAGAAAATGAGGATTACGAAAATATTCATGATACATATAAGACCACGGAATATAAGGTAGTCGGTATTGTTGGCAACCCTTTTTATTTCTCTATGGAGCGAGAATCAAGCAGTATCGGCAACGGAGGAATTGGCGCAGTTATGTATGTTAATGAAAGCAACTATGCGCTAGATACATACACAGATTTCTATATTACGGTATCAGGCGCATCTGAATTAACCGCCTTTAGAGAAGACTATAATACAACGATCGAGGAAACGGTTACGAAGCTTGAAGCTGTTGGTGAATCGCAATCTGCGGTTCGTTATAGTGATATCGTAAGCAAAGCTCCAGCAGTACAGACTGCCGATATTGCAACACCCAAATGGGTTATACTTGACCGTAATTCCAATGTGAGCTATGTCAGTTTTTCGGTTAACGCCAAGAAAATAGCGGCAATCGCAACGGTATTTCCGATATTCTTCTTTCTTGTTGCTGCCTTGGTTGCACTAACAACGATGACACGTATGGTCGAAGAAGAACGAACACAGATCGGAACGTTAAAGGCGCTTGGTTACAGCAAAGCTGTCATTATGTATAAATATATTATCTACTGCGGTCTTGCAAGCATCCTGGGAAGCGTTGTAGGCTTACTCGCAGGCTTTCAGCTACTTCCCACCGTAATATGGAATGCTTATGCGATGATATATCATTTGCCGAGCTTCGTAACGCAGTTCAGTTGGGGCTTTGCTATTATTGCGTCCGTCCTGGCCATTCTATGTACGATGACTGCTACCATCTCAGCTTGCCACCATTCGTTAAAGGAAAAACCAGCAACGCTGATGCTTCCTCGTGCTCCAAAGGCAGGAAAACGTATTTTTCTTGAACGTATCCATTTTATTTGGTCGCGCATGAAATTTACCCATAAAGCAACTGCCCGAAACCTCATCCGTTACAAAAAACACTTTTTTATGACAGTTCTTGGCATTGCAGGCTGTACCGCTCTCATTGTAACCGGATTTGGTCTCAGTGATGCTGTAGGGAAAATTGCGAACACGCAATTTAATGAGATCATTCAATACGACCTTCTTATCGGATTAGATGAGAATGAGCATGTCGACACGCCTCTTAACGATTTCTTGAATGATGCAGAGCAGGTCAATCGTTATACGGAAGTTTTTAGCGAAATAGGATCTGCAAAACGAAACGGTGAGAATGCCACGACGACCATTTATGTTCCGAAGAAATCGACCGCACTCCAGGAAGTAATGAATTTACGTGAACGAAAAAGTGGTAATACAATCATTTTTGATGACTCCTCTGTCATTGTTACAGAGATGCTTGCGAGCACTTTGAATATACAAACGGGAGATACTTTTGCTCTTGAGAATGCAGACGGAGAGGCGGCAGAATTTGTTCTTACGGGTATTACTGAAAATTACGTAGGCAGTTATGTATATGTAAATCAAGCGGATTACGACAGCGCTTTCGATGGCAAGCTTTCCTACAATACTCTGATGGTACAAACCTCGATAACCAGTGCTTCACAGCAGGATGCAGCACTAACCAAGATCTTAACGAGTGATGCCGTTACAAGTGCAGCGTTTATGACACAAACTAAGAAGTCTTTTGACAATCTGCTGTCCAGCATCAACTTTGTTGTCGTCATCCTTATTATGGCAGCCGGCGCGCTTGCTATCATTGTGCTTTACAATCTTACCAACATAAACATCAATGAACGTAGAAAAGAGCTTGCTACATTAAGAGTTCTTGGCTTCCATAATAAAGAGGTGGCAGGTTATATTTTCCGAGAAACGACTATATTAAGCATAATTGGAACGCTTGTCGGTCTTCTGTTAGGTGTATTGCTTCACGGCTTTGTGATACGAACAGCGGAAACCACAGATTTAATGTTTGGCAGAAACATAACGATTACAAGCTTTGTATTATCTGCGGCGGTCACGCTTTTGTTCTCCTTCATTGTGGATTTGATTATGTATCAAAAGCTGAAGAAGATAGAGATGGTTGACTCGATGAAAGCAATTGATTAA
- a CDS encoding DUF1499 domain-containing protein, with protein sequence MSLKRVLVGIIRSQEGTSDRAKDPKMKTRYYNLSKDKAWEEVSSTLKKIPGYKVLHEVQSVGEITLEKRTTFGRTVDITVSVLSVSPVKSAVDIYSASRGSLGDLGANYRFIIHLFASLDKKLVKYKISG encoded by the coding sequence TTGTCGTTAAAGAGAGTTCTAGTGGGGATCATACGAAGTCAAGAAGGAACAAGCGACCGTGCAAAAGATCCTAAGATGAAAACGCGCTATTACAACTTATCGAAAGACAAAGCTTGGGAGGAAGTGTCTTCGACACTTAAAAAAATTCCGGGTTATAAAGTGCTGCATGAAGTCCAATCCGTTGGAGAAATTACGCTTGAGAAGAGAACAACATTTGGCCGGACTGTGGATATCACAGTATCTGTTCTATCCGTTAGTCCTGTTAAAAGTGCCGTGGACATATATTCCGCATCAAGGGGATCATTAGGAGATCTTGGAGCTAATTACCGATTCATCATTCATTTATTTGCATCACTGGATAAGAAATTAGTCAAATACAAAATTTCAGGATGA
- the tpx gene encoding thiol peroxidase: protein MTQSRTATFKGNPITLVGPALKVGDAAPNFTVSKNLLEEVSLKDYADKIKLISVVPSLDTGVCDSQTRRFNEEAIGLGDDVVVLTISMDLPFAQARWCGAAGVERVITLSDHKDASFGEAYGVLIQEFRLDMRSIFVIDKNDTITYVEYLPEMTEHPNYESAVTAVKELL from the coding sequence ATGACACAATCACGTACAGCCACCTTTAAAGGTAACCCCATCACTTTGGTAGGTCCAGCATTGAAAGTCGGAGATGCTGCTCCTAATTTCACAGTAAGTAAAAATTTGCTTGAAGAAGTTTCATTGAAAGATTATGCAGATAAAATCAAATTAATTAGCGTGGTCCCATCCCTTGATACCGGTGTATGTGATTCACAAACACGTCGTTTCAACGAAGAAGCAATCGGTCTAGGTGATGACGTTGTTGTCCTTACCATCAGCATGGATCTTCCCTTCGCACAAGCTCGCTGGTGCGGTGCTGCTGGTGTAGAACGTGTAATCACGTTATCTGATCATAAGGATGCTTCCTTTGGTGAAGCTTACGGTGTACTTATTCAAGAATTCCGTTTGGACATGCGTTCAATCTTCGTTATTGACAAGAATGATACCATCACTTATGTTGAGTATCTTCCAGAAATGACAGAGCACCCGAATTACGAATCAGCTGTTACTGCTGTTAAAGAACTTTTATAG
- a CDS encoding putative glycoside hydrolase, translating to MNILWVFMLMLLGNTEAPQDGSHNVSTMIQTSINSAIIAKQKDEVIDASTPPSKVDPQLTAPKIKGIYVTAYSAGGSRMTELLDLIDSTDLNSMVIDLKDDSGYITYKTENDLLQKMGKAQPFIRDINSLMKRLQKHDVYPIARIVVFKDTILATKQPKLSFVNKDGSVWKNGNGDAFVNPYSKEVWKYNIELAKEAAALGFKEIQFDYVRFPEGFEKRADAMTYVKNDKSRVDIVAEFVQYARKELAPLGIRVSVDIFGYAASVPAAEGIGQDMVKISENVDVIAPMVYPSHYSTGWFGAKDPDTEPYKTIKGSMVDTHKKLDPLKDQKPIIRPWIQDFTASWLGSGHYTKYGKKEVEEQIRALKNMQVDEFLLWNASNRYTKGVNYTP from the coding sequence ATGAACATCTTATGGGTATTTATGTTGATGCTACTGGGGAATACAGAAGCACCTCAGGACGGGAGTCACAATGTGTCCACTATGATTCAAACTTCGATTAACTCCGCCATTATCGCCAAGCAAAAAGACGAAGTGATCGATGCGTCTACACCACCTAGCAAAGTGGACCCACAGCTAACCGCTCCTAAAATCAAAGGAATCTATGTCACTGCGTATAGTGCCGGAGGTTCTCGGATGACTGAATTACTGGATCTAATCGATTCTACCGATCTTAACTCTATGGTTATTGATCTCAAGGATGATTCAGGATACATAACGTACAAAACTGAGAATGACTTGCTTCAAAAGATGGGAAAAGCTCAGCCATTCATACGTGATATTAATTCTTTAATGAAACGATTGCAAAAACATGATGTATACCCGATTGCACGAATCGTTGTATTCAAGGATACCATTCTAGCCACCAAGCAACCGAAGCTTTCTTTTGTTAATAAAGATGGCAGTGTGTGGAAAAATGGTAATGGCGATGCTTTTGTGAACCCTTACAGCAAAGAAGTATGGAAATATAATATTGAACTTGCTAAAGAAGCTGCTGCACTCGGGTTTAAGGAAATACAGTTCGATTATGTACGTTTCCCTGAGGGTTTTGAGAAACGAGCAGACGCTATGACTTATGTTAAGAATGACAAATCGCGAGTAGACATCGTGGCTGAATTTGTACAGTATGCTCGTAAAGAACTGGCTCCGCTAGGCATTCGTGTATCTGTTGATATTTTTGGCTATGCGGCTTCTGTTCCAGCTGCTGAAGGTATTGGACAAGATATGGTGAAAATATCTGAGAATGTAGACGTCATCGCTCCTATGGTTTATCCGAGTCATTACTCTACAGGATGGTTTGGAGCGAAAGATCCAGACACCGAGCCTTATAAGACGATCAAGGGTTCTATGGTGGATACACATAAGAAACTCGACCCACTTAAAGACCAGAAACCTATTATCCGTCCTTGGATTCAGGATTTCACAGCGAGTTGGTTAGGAAGTGGTCACTACACGAAATATGGTAAAAAGGAAGTTGAAGAACAAATTCGCGCTTTAAAAAATATGCAAGTGGATGAATTCCTGCTCTGGAACGCATCCAATCGATATACAAAGGGTGTTAATTACACACCCTAA
- a CDS encoding ABC transporter ATP-binding protein yields MGEHKIVAADNISFNIEKGEFCVIVGPSGSGKTTVLNMLGGMDSCDSGKILLDGCEINGLNERKLTDYRRYDVGFVFQFYNLVQNLTAIENVELASEICREPLDAQEVLAQVGLSERMLNFPAQLSGGEQQRVSIARALAKNPKVLLCDEPTGALDYNTGKNILKLLQDSCRQTGKTVIVITHNLAITQMADRVIHIKNGEISKVEQNATPVPVERIEW; encoded by the coding sequence ATGGGCGAACATAAAATTGTTGCTGCCGACAATATCAGCTTTAATATTGAAAAAGGCGAGTTTTGTGTCATTGTCGGCCCTAGCGGCTCTGGAAAAACCACTGTTTTGAATATGCTCGGGGGCATGGACTCTTGTGACAGCGGAAAGATACTTTTGGACGGTTGCGAGATAAATGGATTGAACGAAAGGAAATTAACGGATTACCGCAGATATGATGTCGGTTTTGTGTTTCAGTTCTACAACCTTGTACAGAATTTAACAGCCATTGAGAATGTCGAACTCGCCTCCGAAATCTGCAGAGAACCACTGGATGCACAAGAAGTACTTGCGCAGGTAGGCCTTTCCGAACGTATGTTGAATTTCCCTGCACAGCTGTCGGGCGGTGAGCAACAACGTGTTTCAATTGCAAGAGCACTAGCCAAGAACCCGAAGGTTTTACTATGTGATGAACCGACTGGGGCTCTCGATTATAACACCGGGAAAAATATTCTGAAGCTGCTGCAGGATAGCTGCCGTCAAACAGGAAAAACAGTTATTGTCATTACACACAACCTAGCCATCACCCAAATGGCTGATCGTGTCATTCATATTAAAAATGGAGAAATTTCAAAAGTTGAACAAAATGCTACCCCTGTCCCCGTCGAAAGGATTGAGTGGTAG